One window of the Candidatus Chryseobacterium colombiense genome contains the following:
- a CDS encoding 50S ribosomal protein L25/general stress protein Ctc, whose translation MKSITIQGTKRESVGKKSTKALRDAELVPCVVYGGTAPLNFSAEEKAFKGLVYTPEAHTVSIEIDGQVIPAVLQDIQFHPITDKILHADFYQLADDKPVIMEVPVRITGRSKGVVAGGVLRQSFRKLKVKAIPANLPDEIVVDVTPLRIGNKIYVGGLKPEGYSFMHPDNAVVVAVKMSRNAMKGGAAAMDDEDEEEAEEVATQSPDVPTTEEKSAE comes from the coding sequence ATGAAATCTATTACAATTCAAGGTACAAAAAGAGAAAGCGTGGGCAAAAAGTCTACAAAAGCTTTACGTGATGCTGAATTAGTTCCTTGTGTTGTTTATGGAGGAACAGCACCTTTAAACTTCTCTGCTGAAGAGAAAGCTTTCAAAGGTTTGGTTTATACTCCTGAAGCACACACGGTATCTATTGAAATTGACGGACAGGTAATCCCTGCAGTTCTTCAGGATATTCAGTTCCACCCAATTACTGACAAAATTCTTCACGCTGACTTCTATCAACTAGCTGATGACAAACCAGTTATCATGGAAGTTCCTGTAAGAATTACTGGACGTTCAAAAGGTGTTGTAGCTGGTGGTGTTTTACGTCAGTCTTTCAGAAAATTGAAAGTAAAAGCTATTCCTGCAAACTTACCTGATGAGATCGTTGTAGATGTTACTCCTCTAAGAATTGGTAACAAAATCTATGTAGGAGGTCTTAAGCCTGAAGGATATTCTTTCATGCATCCAGATAATGCAGTGGTTGTAGCTGTTAAGATGTCTAGAAATGCAATGAAAGGTGGTGCAGCAGCTATGGATGACGAAGATGAAGAGGAAGCAGAAGAAGTTGCAACTCAATCTCCTGACGTTCCAACAACAGAAGAAAAATCTGCAGAATAA
- a CDS encoding ribose-phosphate pyrophosphokinase: MADQLSYLFCTRTSKDLAEKIAQHYGQELGKINFQEFSDGEFEPVLDESVRGGRVFLIGSTFPPADNLLELLLMIDAAKRASAKSITVVLPYFGLARQDRKDKPRAPIGAKLVANLLTAAGATRVMTMDLHADQIQGFFEIPVDHLYASTIFVDYIRDLNLENLTIASPDMGGAKRAKNYAGHLGAEVVIAYKERKKANVVEEMFLIGDVEGKNVILIDDMIDTAGTLCKAADILIEKGAKSVRAMATHGVLSGKAYDNIENSKLLEVIVTDSIPVKNNLSSKIKVLSCAPLFADVMKMVHEHQSISSKFVI; encoded by the coding sequence ATGGCCGATCAGTTAAGTTATCTATTTTGTACAAGGACGAGTAAGGACTTGGCAGAAAAAATTGCCCAACATTATGGGCAGGAATTAGGAAAAATCAACTTTCAGGAGTTCAGCGACGGGGAATTTGAGCCTGTTTTGGATGAATCTGTAAGAGGAGGAAGAGTTTTCTTAATTGGATCTACATTCCCTCCAGCAGACAATCTTTTAGAACTTCTTTTAATGATTGACGCTGCGAAAAGAGCTTCTGCTAAGAGCATTACTGTAGTACTTCCTTACTTCGGACTTGCAAGACAGGACAGAAAAGACAAACCAAGAGCTCCTATCGGTGCAAAATTGGTAGCTAATCTTTTAACCGCTGCAGGAGCAACAAGAGTAATGACAATGGATCTTCACGCAGATCAGATTCAAGGATTCTTCGAAATTCCGGTAGATCACTTATATGCCTCTACAATTTTCGTAGATTATATCAGAGACCTGAATTTAGAAAATCTTACTATTGCTTCTCCGGATATGGGAGGTGCAAAAAGAGCAAAAAACTATGCCGGACATCTAGGTGCTGAAGTAGTAATTGCCTACAAAGAAAGAAAAAAGGCAAATGTTGTAGAAGAAATGTTCCTTATCGGAGATGTAGAAGGAAAAAATGTTATTCTTATCGATGATATGATTGACACCGCGGGAACACTTTGCAAAGCGGCAGATATCCTTATCGAAAAAGGAGCAAAATCCGTAAGAGCAATGGCTACTCACGGAGTTCTTTCAGGAAAAGCTTATGATAATATTGAAAACTCAAAATTATTGGAAGTGATTGTAACTGACTCAATTCCTGTGAAAAATAATTTGTCATCTAAAATAAAAGTGCTATCTTGCGCCCCATTATTTGCAGACGTTATGAAGATGGTTCACGAACACCAATCAATTAGCAGCAAGTTTGTTATTTAA
- a CDS encoding G-D-S-L family lipolytic protein gives MKKIIISTFAISALLFTTGCQDNFDTDVKDIVVSKGEADFSNYISIGNSLTSGYRDNALYIDGQNESYPNIIAGQMKLAGGGNFVQPLMADNNGGLLLLGNTIQATKLYIKSFTNGSPDIVNVAATPTTDVLTKITGPLNNFGVPGAKSYHLVAPGYGNPSGILLGTANPYYVRFSTSTTSTVIDDAVLKHPTFFSYWIGNNDVLSYATSGGNGTNQTGNLNPATYGANDISDPNVVAGAIKAGLDKLKAGGATKGVIANIPYVTSIPFFTTVPYNPLTPASLGSNLTTLNTSLYGPLKQALTALGAGDRINLLSSTSSNPVLIKDTSLANLSAQLTAALTPSLGPVNAAAFGQIFGQARQTTSEDYILLTTRSVIGTTAPGAPSPVNVYGISYPLQNQHVLTKTETAAVKTAVDAYNASIKTLADSYGLAFVDANKKMVELNGQSGISWDGVKYSAKFVTGGTFSLDGVHLTGRGYAIVANEFIKAINTKYKSTLPQVDPNKYSGVTFP, from the coding sequence ATGAAAAAAATTATAATTTCTACATTCGCTATTTCTGCACTTCTTTTTACAACAGGATGCCAGGATAATTTTGACACAGATGTAAAAGATATTGTTGTAAGTAAAGGGGAAGCAGACTTTTCAAACTATATTTCTATCGGAAATTCACTAACATCAGGATATAGAGATAATGCCTTATATATTGACGGTCAAAACGAATCTTACCCGAATATTATCGCTGGTCAAATGAAACTTGCAGGGGGAGGAAATTTCGTACAACCATTAATGGCAGACAACAATGGAGGTTTACTATTGTTAGGAAACACCATTCAGGCAACAAAACTATACATCAAATCATTTACAAACGGATCTCCGGACATTGTAAATGTTGCTGCAACGCCAACAACTGATGTATTAACCAAAATTACAGGTCCACTGAACAACTTTGGTGTTCCCGGCGCAAAATCATACCATCTGGTAGCTCCGGGATATGGAAATCCATCAGGAATCCTATTGGGAACAGCAAATCCTTATTATGTAAGATTTTCTACAAGTACTACCTCTACGGTTATTGATGATGCCGTATTAAAACATCCTACATTCTTTTCTTACTGGATCGGAAACAATGATGTGTTAAGCTATGCAACAAGTGGTGGGAACGGAACCAACCAAACAGGAAATCTTAATCCTGCAACTTACGGAGCGAATGATATTTCTGATCCCAATGTAGTAGCAGGAGCTATCAAAGCAGGGTTGGATAAACTAAAGGCAGGAGGAGCAACAAAAGGTGTTATTGCTAACATTCCTTATGTAACTTCAATTCCTTTCTTTACTACTGTTCCTTACAATCCTTTGACGCCAGCTTCTTTAGGATCAAATCTTACAACACTTAACACCAGTTTATATGGACCTTTGAAGCAAGCACTTACAGCTTTAGGAGCAGGAGACAGAATCAACTTACTGTCTAGTACATCTTCAAATCCTGTTTTAATTAAAGATACTTCTCTTGCAAATTTATCTGCACAGCTTACAGCAGCTTTAACTCCTTCTTTAGGACCCGTAAATGCAGCTGCATTCGGACAAATCTTTGGACAAGCGAGACAAACAACCTCAGAGGATTATATTCTTCTTACGACAAGATCAGTCATTGGAACAACTGCTCCAGGAGCACCATCTCCGGTGAATGTTTATGGAATTTCCTATCCTTTACAAAATCAGCATGTTTTAACAAAAACAGAGACCGCTGCAGTAAAAACAGCTGTTGACGCTTATAATGCTTCAATCAAGACATTGGCAGATTCTTACGGATTAGCATTTGTTGACGCTAACAAGAAAATGGTAGAACTAAACGGTCAATCAGGAATTTCTTGGGATGGTGTAAAATATTCTGCAAAATTTGTGACCGGAGGAACTTTCTCATTAGACGGAGTTCACCTTACAGGTAGAGGATATGCGATCGTTGCTAATGAATTCATTAAAGCGATTAATACCAAATACAAATCTACTCTTCCACAGGTAGATCCAAACAAATATTCGGGGGTAACATTCCCATAA
- a CDS encoding outer membrane protein transport protein has protein sequence MKKILVSTALLAGVLSYAGGFRVSLQGVKQLAMAHTSAHAEDASVAFFNPAGMSFIPSKLSIVAGAFGASNKVTFQNLNTLQSTQTDNPMGTPLYAAITYKPIEKLSVGFSFTTPFGSTIEWPNDWEGKEMVQKLELKSFYFQPMVSYKFNDWLAFGASYIYARGQVNWDKAITQFGGQINIKDEKASGHGFGFGFYFRPDPKLDVSIAYRSPVDMKAKHGTATFNFPSASIYPLLGLDAAKRTDGFTATLPLVEEYTIGLTYKITPKWLVSADFNYHGWERYSQLTLDFATAPIGNQADPTVSVSPKNFRNSKTFRLGTQYAFTNMIYGRLGAYYDESPYSDDHFIPETPSFNTYVVTGGVGFKLKQFGIDVAGGYAMPQSRDVNNANLGFYGQAKATAFYLGLGLSYNPF, from the coding sequence ATGAAAAAAATATTAGTATCAACCGCTTTATTGGCAGGTGTTCTATCCTATGCAGGAGGTTTTAGAGTTTCTTTGCAAGGGGTAAAACAATTGGCCATGGCACACACAAGTGCTCATGCTGAAGATGCAAGTGTTGCATTTTTCAATCCTGCAGGAATGTCTTTCATCCCTTCAAAACTAAGTATAGTTGCCGGAGCATTTGGAGCAAGCAACAAAGTGACTTTTCAAAATCTGAATACATTACAAAGCACACAAACGGACAACCCAATGGGAACACCCCTTTATGCTGCTATCACTTACAAGCCAATTGAAAAACTATCTGTAGGTTTTAGTTTCACCACTCCTTTTGGAAGTACTATAGAATGGCCCAATGACTGGGAGGGAAAAGAAATGGTTCAGAAACTTGAACTGAAAAGTTTCTATTTCCAACCCATGGTTTCATATAAATTCAATGATTGGTTAGCTTTTGGAGCAAGCTACATTTATGCAAGAGGACAAGTAAACTGGGATAAAGCCATTACACAATTTGGCGGGCAAATTAATATTAAGGATGAAAAAGCAAGCGGGCACGGTTTCGGATTTGGATTCTACTTCAGACCTGATCCAAAATTGGATGTAAGTATTGCGTACCGTTCCCCTGTTGACATGAAAGCGAAACACGGAACAGCAACCTTTAACTTCCCATCAGCTTCTATCTATCCTTTACTAGGTTTGGATGCAGCAAAAAGAACAGATGGTTTCACCGCAACTTTGCCTTTAGTTGAAGAATATACAATAGGTTTAACTTATAAAATAACTCCAAAATGGTTAGTTTCTGCTGATTTCAATTACCACGGATGGGAAAGATACAGCCAGCTGACATTGGATTTTGCAACAGCACCAATCGGAAATCAGGCTGACCCAACCGTTTCAGTTTCTCCTAAAAACTTTAGAAATTCCAAAACATTCAGATTGGGAACTCAGTACGCTTTCACCAATATGATCTATGGCCGCTTAGGAGCATATTATGATGAATCTCCATATTCTGACGATCATTTCATTCCGGAAACACCTTCTTTCAACACTTATGTTGTAACAGGAGGAGTTGGTTTCAAATTAAAACAATTCGGAATTGATGTCGCAGGAGGTTATGCAATGCCACAATCAAGAGATGTAAACAATGCTAATCTTGGATTCTACGGACAGGCTAAAGCCACCGCATTCTATTTAGGTCTAGGTTTATCTTACAACCCATTTTAA